AAGGTGTATCTCTTACAGCTGTTTGGTACCAACTAAGGTAACCACCTGTAGAATCTACTACATGCTCAATATACTCTGCAATTACATCATACTGACAGTACGTACTGTCTTTCATTACTGGTGGCTCTGGAAGTGGATTCACCAACATTGTTACTGTATCTGTTTTAGCACAATAAGTATCTACAGAGCCTGAAGAAAATGGATTTGTAAATGTTTGAGAAACCTGAACCACGTAATCACCCGAGTGAGTTGTTGGGTCAGCATCTAAGATACCTACACTATCTCCTACTGCTGTAAATACTGTCGCATTTGCCTCGTACCACCAATCAAAGTCATAAGCAGTACCAGGATAATCTGTCATATTCGTAACAGTTAGCTCAATTTGCTCTTCTTCACAAATAGGTGTATTAGCATTGGCTATTGGTTTTTCTATGTCAGTAATAACAAATTCAAAAATAGTAGAGTCTATACATGTAGCATGAAGTTCATCTAACGCTTTCACTTTATAATAATACGTACCCGCCGTTTGTGGCAATGAAGATAAATCCAACGTCAAAGATGTTTGACCAGTTAAAGAATCAGTATTTGGATTATCAGTTCCGTTATCGTTAAACCACTGATATACTACCTGACCTCTATCGCTATCGTAAGCTCCAGGATCCGTATCATCTTGAGCTATTACTGTAGGAAGTGTTTCATTCAAACAAATAGCAGCTGGCGGCATGTCTAATAAATCTGGTCTAATACCTTGGATAATATCAATTGGACAACATCCTACTGCATCACAACTAGCATTACCAGTTGGGCTAACATATCTAAAGTTATAGCTACCCACAGAAAGAATAGTTAGAGAACCATCTGCATTAATAGTATATTCTCCTGCTACAGATGCTGTAATATCTACACCACCCTTCTGCCAAATTATATCATCGTAAACATCGCTTATTAATGTAAAATCAAAAGAATCTGTAGTACACCAATCCCAAGGCGTAGAGATACAAGTAGAGCTTTCATCATCTTCATCTTCAAAATTAGCTGCCCCACCTTCGTCTAAAGGCATAGAATCTAATTCATCAATCGTTCCTGTAGTAGTTTTTACTTCAGAACCAATTTGGAAAACTCCTCTTTCATTAACTGTATAAGTTAATTGTAATGTATATGTAGCACCTGCTGGCACCGTACCAACACTCCAAATTAGCGTACTTTCATCATAAGTACCATTTCCACCAGTGGCAGCGGTTCCTGTATTATAAACTAAACCAGAAGCTGGCGGATTAATAACAATTTCAACACCAGTAGCATCTACTGTATTTACACCTGCGTTAGTGTCATCATTTGTAACAGACACAGTTACAACCACTGTAGCACCTACTGTAGCGGCATCACCACTTTTAGCTACTGTTACATCTAGATCGGTATAATCTGGTTCTGCAGACCAGTTTACTCTTGGTAATACAATAGTAGAGTCAGAATAACAGCTATTATCAGGCATTTCCACCCTTACTGTGTATTGTTGGCCCGCTGGAGTGGCTGGATTAGCCAAACCCGTAGCAATGTAACGCCCTAAGGTGAGAGCCTCTGTGGCAGCCGTAAGCGTACCGTAGGTAGCTGTTCCTGATCCTGAATAAGTTGAACCCGAAGAATAGTCTACGATGTAGGTATTCGCTGGCACTCCAGACAATACTAACTTAGCGTCTCCTACTCCTTCCGCAGATTCATCAATCGACTGGACTGTGAATTCAATCTTTTCGGCACACTCTTGGGAGAACGCTTTCGTATTTGCTATTAAAGATAAGCAAGCAGATAAAAGAATGAATCCAAACCGTCCAAGCCCTTTCATGGCGAGCTTTTCTCTGTTTTTAATCAATAATTCCATTTGATTTGATTTGAATTAAGTAATATTTAAAATTTATTATATACATGGGGGTAATTAAACCTTTTAGGTGCGTGTGTGTGTCTTTCTAAAATCTATATTGTAAGTCTTTCGACATCAATTTTTACTTTACTTTATTAATACTAGCTGGTTCGCAAAACGGTAAACAATCGTCACATTGTCTTTCGAACTCAACCGTGTGGTCTACAGGGCAACCATCTGTACTTAGTATCCTTACGGTATAATAAGTGGTAACTCCTGATGGGTTATCTATCGTTTCGTACATTCTACCATTTGATGGTATTACTGCTGGTGTGGCTGGAATTGCGGTGGAAGCATCAAATGTGCTGCCTTCGCTAAAAGAGTAGGTTTCCCCTTCTCTAAATCCTGTTGCTATTAAAATTCCATTGTCTAAAGGAACCTCACCAACACATGTACTATTTACTTTTATCACCTCCGCATTAGAAGTTTCTTTAATTTCAGCAACTGCTAATACTCTATTAAAGCTTTCACAATTACTGGCAGATGTACAGCTAGCAAAATAATTAGCACTGGCCACCAATGATTTAGTCTCAAATGTTGTGCCAAAGCCTACTACAGAATTAGAAAATTGATTGTCAAACCAAGTAATAGTTCCGGAACACCCTGATGCCGTGAGCGTTAATACCCCAGGACCACATCTTTCAGCATTTGTAACAATTGGTGCGTCTGGAGCTGGATTCACAATTACATTTACAGAGTCAATAGTTTGGCACGAATTTAAATCTGTGACTTGCACTGTATAAAAGCCACTATTCGCGGTATCACTGTTTGCAATGCTAGGATTTTGTGTAGTTGAGATGAAACCATTTGGTCCAGACCAAGCATAAGTATCGCCTCCAGTTACTGTAAGAAAAACTGAATCTCCTTCACAATACACCCCACCAGTCATTGAAATCACTGGCAAAGGATTAACTGTTATCAGAATGGTATCTTCTGAAGTACAGCCATTAGAATCTGTAGCGACTACTATAAAACTAGCGTCAGCAGCAGGAGAAACAGTATGAGAGCTTCCGTCTGGCAAACCATTATTCCATGAGAATACAATTGGAGCATCGCCACCTGTTGAGCTTGCTGTTAACAAAGCCGTAGAGCCAAAGCAAATAGTAGTGTCAGCAGAAACTGTCAACATTGGACCTGGATGGTCTGTCAATGTAACATCTGGTAAATCTACAGGACATTCGTCATTAGCCCATCTAACCCATAAGTCATAAGTTGCAGGTGCTAAATCAGAATACGTTACGCTGCCACTATTATCATTTACTGCTGTTTCATAAGTAATTCCACCATCTAAACTAAATTCCAGCTGTGTTCTGGTAGTTTCATCAGCGAATGAGAAAGTTATTTCACCATTATCTGTAGTACAAGTTGGGTCTACAAAACTTACTGTAGCTACTGGTGCAGGGCGTTCTTCTAATACTACACTTCCTAAATCTATAGGACAGCTATTATCACCCCATCTTGCGAAGATTTGATATGTCCCTTCACTTAATGTATCAATGCTGTAAGAACCTAATGAATCATAAGTAATGTAAGGATAAGTAAGACCGCCATCTATGCTAAACTGTACAGAGTCTTGGTATGTTTCATTAGAAAAGCTAAATGATATTTGACCATTATTTGGTACACATAATGGGTCGGTATTACTAACTGTAACGTCAGGATAATCATTGATGGTTAAAGTTGCTGGTGCCGAAGATGCGTCTGTACAACCTACTCCATCAGCAAAACTGTTAATTCTAAATAGGTATTGACCAGCAACATTCGTTGCAGGGCTGTATACAGAATCTGTTTCTGAAGCAATATTTTGCCATGTCACACCATTGTAGGCCTGCCATTGATAAGTAATATTTCCTACTCCGTTTTGAGGATTACCTTCAAAAGTGACTGGAGCTCCAAGACAAACTTCTGAATTATCAGGAACTACATCAATAGACAATTGTGGTAACACAACAACACTTGCAATATCTGAATCGACGGTTCCACAGCCAATACCTGATGCAGTGGCTTCTAATCTATAATATAAAGTATCAACCGACGCAGTGCTTGGATAAAGAGAAGCATTTGTAGAATCTGTAATAGGGCTAAATGAGCTTCCGTCTGTGGAGTTATACCACTGATAAGTTACCGTTCCTGTACCAGAAGTAGTATCAGAGACTAACTGAACTAAACCATTTTGGCAAACAGTATTATCATCTAATGATACATCTACAGTAAACACAGGAAGCACCTCCACTGTAGCCGTGGCAGACCTTACTGTTCCACAACCTGAGCCACTTGCTGTAGCTTCTATATAATAATATGTAATTCCTACAGATGACGTATTTACTGTTAAAGCCGAATCAGTTTCTCCTGGAATTAATGTAAACGTGCTATTATTTGAAGAACTAAACCACTGATAAGTTACTGTTCCTGTACCATTAGTAGTATCAGCTTCTAGCGTTACAGCTCCACCTAAACATACGGTGTAATCTACCAAGGCCACATCTACAGAGAATATTGGTAAAACCTCTACACTAGCTGATGCTGAAGTAACTGTACCACAACCCGAACCACTTGCGGTAGCTTGTACTTGATAGTAAATAATACCTTCTGTACTCGTATTAGGAATATAAACTGAATCAGTAGCTCCACTAATTGGACTGAAAGAACTGTTATCGGTAGATGAAAGCCATTGATAAGTTACTGTTCCAGTACCATTAACAGTATCTGCTTCTAGCTGAACTGCTCCACCAATACAAACTACTGCATTATTGACATTTACGTCAACATCAAAGATTGGTAAAACTGTAACCGTTGCATTGTCAGAATCCACTGTACCACAACCTGAGCCACTTGCAGTTGCTTGCACTCTATAATATAAAGAGCCTACCGCACTGGTATTAGGAATATAGGTAGAATCTGTTTCTCCACTAATAGGTGTAAATGTGCTGTTATTTGAAGATTCATACCATTGATATGTAATAGTACCGCTTCCTGAAGTAGTATCGGCAAATAGCTCTACGGCTCCGCCAATACAAACTGTATTTGATAGTATCGTTACATCAACATCAAATACTGGCAAGACCTCCACAAAGGCTGAATTTGAACTTACCGTTCCGCAACCTGAGCCACTAGCTGTTGCATCAACTCTATAATATGTGATTCCTACTGATGCTGTATTTGCTGTGAGATTAGCATCTGTTTCTCCGCTAATTGGTGTGAATGTGCTATTGTCTGTTGATGAGAACCATTGGTAAGTTACTGTTCCGGTGCCATTCGTAGTGTCAGCCACTAACTCAGCGGTTCCTCCCACACAAACGGTATTACTTGCTAAAGAAACATCTACAGAAAAGATAGGTAAAACTTCTACTGAACTTGAGGCCGACGTTACCGTTCCACAGCCCGAACCACTTGCCGTAGCTTGAACTTGATAGTATGTAGTGCCTTCTGTACTTGTATTTGGCACATAAATAGAATCCGTAGCACCACTTATAGTACTGAAAGAGCTGTTATCTGATGATGAAAGCCATTGATAAGTTACTGTTCCGGTTCCGTTAACCGTGTCTGCGTCCAATTGCACAGCACCTCCTATACAAACTACTGCATTATTTACAGATACGTCTACATCAAAAATTGGTAAAACCGTTACTGTTGCATTATCAGAAGTTGCCGTTCCGCAACCTTCTCCATTAGCTGTAGCCTGTACTTGATAATATATAGTTCCTTCTGATGAAGTAACTGGATTAAATGCGTTTCTGGTAGAGTCTGTAATTGGTGTAAATGTAGTTCCATCGGAACTGCTTAACCATTGATAAGTTACGGTTCCTGTACCTGAAGTAGTATCTGTAGTTAAGATAACTCCACCTCCAATACAAACAGTGTTCTCCAATAAGTTTACATCCACATCAAATACTGGTAATACTTTTACAGTACCTGTGGCCGACCTAACAGTTCCACAACCCGAACCTGAAGCAGTGGCTTCTATATAATAATAACGTGTTCCTACAACAGATGTATTGGCATTAAGCAAAAAATCGGTTTCTCCACTAATTGGTGTAAATGTGCTATTGTCTGAAGACTCAAACCATTGATAAGTCACGGTTCCTGTACCGTTGGTGGTATCAGCTATTAATTGAACAGTTCCGCCCAAACAAACGGTGCTGCTGCTAAGCGTTATTTCTACCGAGAATATTGGCAATACCTCTACACTTACTGATGAAGACACCACCGTACCACATCCAGAACCACTTGCCGTAGCCTCTACTCTATAATACGTAACACCCTCCGTTGAAGTAGAAGGAACATAATTAGAATCTATTGCTCCAGAAATTGAAGTAAACGTAATATCATCCGTTGACTCAAACCATTGGTAAGTTACACTTCCCGTACCATTTGTGGTATCAGCCACTAACTCTACATCTCCACCAATACATACTAATGCATTATCAACACTAACGTCTACTGAAAACACTGGTAACACTGTTACTGAGGCATTTGCTGAAGTAGCCGTTCCACAACCAATTCCACTAGCAGTAGCCTCTACTTGATAATATATTAAGCCTTCTGAAGAAGTCACTGGAGAATAAGTGGAGTCTGTAGCTCCGCCAATTACACTAAAATTAGTGCCGTCTGAACTACTTAACCAGCGGTAGGTAATATCTCCTGACCCAGAACTAGTGTCGGCAGTAAGCACTACGGCCCCATCAATACAAACAACATTATCAATCAATGTAACGTCAACTCCAAATACTGGTAAAATTTCTACCCTAGCATCGTCTGATGGAGGAGCATTACATCCATTTCCATCAGGTATGGTTGTTAATCTATAATACTCTACCTTAACCACATCGGAAGGTACATTTAAAGTAGCGGTGGTATCATCTGGTAAGTCAACCCATGGAGCATTTCCATCAGAAGAATATTGCCATTGGTACTGATACTCTCCTGTTCCCCCTGTTATGGTTGGTATAAGTTCTACATCACCATTTAGACATAGACTTATATCTGTAGTGTTTAAATTGATAACGGGATCGTCTACCACATGAAATAATACAGCATTAGAAAGAGCATCATTACAGTCAAATGTTAAATCTTCAACAAAGACTCTATAATATATTTGATGAGCTACAGACGTTTCTGGATGATAGACAGAATCCTTTTCTCCTACTATCTCTGTCCATGTACCGGTAGTATCGTAGGTAGAGAACCAAGTAAAATCAAAATCACCAGAACCTCCGACTACGTGAGCTGTAATAAAAGCAAGCCCATCTACACAAACTGAATCTGGACCAATTGATACCGTAAGTGTCGGTTGATCTTCAATAACCACTTTGATAGTATCTGTTATTGGACAGCCAGAAGAATCCTTTACGGTTATAATATAGTCTGTAGTTATGTTAGGGTTCACCTGAACTGTTGAAGTTGCTGGTAGTCCATTATCCCATTCAAAGGTATAAGGAGCATTTCCTCCAGATGGAATAGCTTCTAATGTTACCTCTCCACTTCCAATACATTTAACTTGGTCTTCAGTAACTAAAACTTCAATAGGTGGGACAATAATTTGTGTCAATGCACTATAGACCGAACATTGAGGGTCGTCAATGGTACCTTCAGTAGTAGCTAATCTAATTCTATAAATCCTACCACTTAAAGCAGAAACGATTGGTGTTGGCAAAGTCAAACTAACATCCATAACACCAGAAACATATGTTCCTTCGGCTACAGCCGTAACTTCATCCCAAGTAACTCCATTATCATCACTTTTTTGCCATTTAAAGTATGTATGCTCCGAATATGGGTCACCAATACTGGCATTAATTTCTTCACTATCTCCCCCAAGGCAAGCTACCGTAGTACCGCTAAGTTCAATTTCTAATGGACACTTACTTACTTTGATATCATCTAATATCCAGTTATTACCAAACCCTCCTGGAGCAATATTTCTAAGTGCAAAAAGAGCTGATGTGGTATTCTCACCTGTTTTAAAAGAGAAACCTACCTTTTGCCAGCTTGTACCCCTTACTTCACCAGACCTCGCCATTATGACACCATCAATAATAAATGCTGCATCAGGCTGAATTGGTGAATCTGGAGAGATATTCCGCATCCATGCAGTAAAGTTATACTGTGTATTAGGGCACAAATCACCAATTTCCTTTTCAATAACAATATTAGGTGTATAACCAGCATTAATAACCATCATATAGCCCTGAGTATCTCCAGGAGTATGATCTTGACTTAAAATATCCCACCAACCCGTGGCTTGAGTGTATTGAAAGGCTTGATGACCATTATTGTCACAGTCTGTTTCATATACCATAGAATAAAAACTATCCCATGGAGAATAACAGGTATATGTAGAGTAACCATACTGTGTCTCTGTCAATACGGGACCATTCTCAGCAGTTCCAGAACCAAAATCCCCATTCGGGAATAGATTTGGAACCGAGGTATCATCACAGTAAATATCACTTGTACAATCTGCACCATTATTAGGAACCTCTACATACTTTTCTCCATAACAGAATTCATTTGCTCTAGATACCTTGACGTAATAAAGTCCAGGAGTTAAACTATCAATTGTATTATTGTCTAATGATGACACTGGAACAGTAGAACCTTTCAAAGTGGCTAGCCAGCTAACATCATCAGACTGATTCACCCCCTGCAATTGAATGGAACCATTTGCTGCATAACAATCAGATGCTGCAGTCACATTGGTACCAGTAAAATAGGATGAAGTGGTGGAAACTAATGTGTTATTAACATTCTTACAAATATTTTGAGTGGCATAATCTCTTACATAAAAGAAATAATTACCTACTCCTAAATTATAAAACGTGTGAGAGCCTCGATACCAGTTAACACCATCTAAACTTGTTTGATACTCGTTTGTAGCAGTAATAGAAACCAAACCAGTATTTGAACTACAAAAAGCAGGGTTTGAAGGAATAATAACATACTGCTGATCACAAATATCATTACAGTTATTAACCACCGTTAAATTTGTGGTGGCAGTAGCAGTACAACCATTTGAGCGTGTCGTGGTTATGGTATAAGCTCCAGCATCTGAATTTTCTGTCACTAAAAAAGTGGGTGATTGTGCCGAGCTTGACCAGCCTGATGGTCCTGACCAACTGTATGAACTTACATTATTTCCCCCACCCGTAAACTGAGCAGTGGAGCCTTTACAATGTCTTTGCGTAACTGCTGCTGTAGCCGTAGGTACCGGTAAAATATCTACTTCCACCTCTGCTCTAGTACTACTTGGACAAGTAAACTCTGTACAGTCCACATAATAATTTCTATCACTACTTAAAGAAGGGCTAGTAAAGGATTCACCAGTTCCTAATACTGTAGAACTACTAGAAGTGCTATACCAATTATAAACTCCTGAACAACCTGTAGCGGTAATAGTTACGGTTCCTGGCCCACATCTTTCTACATCAACAACTAATGGAGGGTCTGGAATAGTATTAACTGAAACAGCCACCGTAGCACTCGCTGTACATCCGTAAGGAACTGTTGTAACCACGAGCGTATAAATACCAGTCATGTTGGTAGTTCCATTGGT
This sequence is a window from Arcticibacterium luteifluviistationis. Protein-coding genes within it:
- a CDS encoding Ig-like domain-containing protein, whose amino-acid sequence is MSNPKRKIEKLIEQPCEGLALKAKYCRAFGVLAFLMLLGFKSFAFPIELVTNGDFNDGRNGFSSDYDWNGSSNGDYDIDDEPGDVNNNFYDFYDHTVGTSAGEMLIANGSTNNDDVWQTNISVTNGQTYTLSFWYRNAYNGNFSTLGWTANGSQIGSTSVANDTWQKITVVYTATSTGTVTFAIKEFTRESSGNIFAIDDVSIVTDLPSTCSGNFRDTGGSGSGYSNNEDYTTTYCASAGNNIRFNFSSFDLENNYDYLRIYDGTSVSSSLIGNYTGNNSPNTVTSSSGCLTIRFTSDYSVTESGWSAGISCVADPACSSIDQVLINDLGGSSDIDITGGATLYTGQLPNNWNIEATGTGSVGSMKFEVTGDVSQSNIESAAPYRMPTDAVSLNWGVGTYSIKVTQYSESGGNGNVCDEEVFDLIIDDCAISNLTAGSNSEVCTGETLNLNASGGGTGAVYSWTGPNSFSSSQQNPTIASVGSAVSGNYVVTVTNSGCSATASTNVTVDVAPNVTVTSQNADCGLNNGGITFTFPDQSGRTGIEFSTDNGSSYGGNVNDNVGSTTLTEGPGIYQVWTRWGNNECPVNLGSVSISRESGTLNTTNSEPTVCLGESSTLGASLLNAVGSTTYSWSNGLGTGASKTVTPNGNITYSITATDSEGCTATSTIAVNVNNLPNASAGSNSPVCAGGTVNLTGSGGVNYAWTGPSSFISSNQNPSVASVSPANAGVYNLTVTDANGCSNNAAVNVAVTSGLTVTAGTPDSKICSGYALNLTASGGNSYTWTGPNGFSSNSQNPTISSPIASSSGVYTVTGMNTNSCTATATTSVTVVNNNRSASNDGPKCVGSTINLTASGGDTYSWAGPNGFSSTSANPSISNTTLSQEGIYTVTVSINDACSETATTQLTLYSLPNVSVTDPGTICQHDDAQLQASGGVSYAWLGPNSFSSSQQNPTISNITNAKTGIYTVTVTNASSCSASATTELSLSFPSLVVSSDTALCEGGLISLEASGGIGYSWSGPNSFTSSSSSISIPSAGLSEAGIYTVTVNNSLGCTATTGINVTVLSTSATINTLASICTGDSLKLEVPGWTNYSWTGPSGFNSSDPEAFIANSTTGNSGIYSVTVNVAGCTTTATSSVTVRALPVPVITSNEPVCLGTNLNLSTGSTSSYSWKGPKSFTSSAQNPVVSVSDSLVQGIYTLSVVDTYGCIDSTTHDVDVSIVYPTAANSGISCLGQTVNLTATGGSSYSWTGPNSYTSSSQNPVINNIIAANAGIYSVTITDINGCTGTATTEIVVSIPTASATSNGPVCEGATLILNGSTADQYDWAGPNGFSSSLRIPQINNVSLAANGPYTFTVTDSVSCTATASVNVIINALPTVSQSNNGPVCQGGTLNLTSGGGNAYSWAGPNGFLSSSQNPSIANVPAQANGTYTIQVTDVNSCSSISTMAVTVNPSPVPVASATIADICVGQTLNLQGSGGGNYAWSGPNSFSSSQEDPNRTNGTTNMTGIYTLVVTTVPYGCTASATVAVSVNTIPDPPLVVDVERCGPGTVTITATGCSGVYNWYSTSSSSTVLGTGESFTSPSLSSDRNYYVDCTEFTCPSSTRAEVEVDILPVPTATAAVTQRHCKGSTAQFTGGGNNVSSYSWSGPSGWSSSAQSPTFLVTENSDAGAYTITTTRSNGCTATATTNLTVVNNCNDICDQQYVIIPSNPAFCSSNTGLVSITATNEYQTSLDGVNWYRGSHTFYNLGVGNYFFYVRDYATQNICKNVNNTLVSTTSSYFTGTNVTAASDCYAANGSIQLQGVNQSDDVSWLATLKGSTVPVSSLDNNTIDSLTPGLYYVKVSRANEFCYGEKYVEVPNNGADCTSDIYCDDTSVPNLFPNGDFGSGTAENGPVLTETQYGYSTYTCYSPWDSFYSMVYETDCDNNGHQAFQYTQATGWWDILSQDHTPGDTQGYMMVINAGYTPNIVIEKEIGDLCPNTQYNFTAWMRNISPDSPIQPDAAFIIDGVIMARSGEVRGTSWQKVGFSFKTGENTTSALFALRNIAPGGFGNNWILDDIKVSKCPLEIELSGTTVACLGGDSEEINASIGDPYSEHTYFKWQKSDDNGVTWDEVTAVAEGTYVSGVMDVSLTLPTPIVSALSGRIYRIRLATTEGTIDDPQCSVYSALTQIIVPPIEVLVTEDQVKCIGSGEVTLEAIPSGGNAPYTFEWDNGLPATSTVQVNPNITTDYIITVKDSSGCPITDTIKVVIEDQPTLTVSIGPDSVCVDGLAFITAHVVGGSGDFDFTWFSTYDTTGTWTEIVGEKDSVYHPETSVAHQIYYRVFVEDLTFDCNDALSNAVLFHVVDDPVINLNTTDISLCLNGDVELIPTITGGTGEYQYQWQYSSDGNAPWVDLPDDTTATLNVPSDVVKVEYYRLTTIPDGNGCNAPPSDDARVEILPVFGVDVTLIDNVVCIDGAVVLTADTSSGSGDITYRWLSSSDGTNFSVIGGATDSTYSPVTSSEGLIYYQVEATASGIGCGTATSANASVTVLPVFSVDVSVDNALVCIGGDVELVADTTNGTGSVTYQWFESTDDITFTSISGAIDSNYVPSTSTEGVTYYRVEATASGSGCGTVVSSSVSVEVLPIFSVEITLSSSTVCLGGTVQLIADTTNGTGTVTYQWFESSDNSTFTPISGETDFLLNANTSVVGTRYYYIEATASGSGCGTVRSATGTVKVLPVFDVDVNLLENTVCIGGGVILTTDTTSGTGTVTYQWLSSSDGTTFTPITDSTRNAFNPVTSSEGTIYYQVQATANGEGCGTATSDNATVTVLPIFDVDVSVNNAVVCIGGAVQLDADTVNGTGTVTYQWLSSSDNSSFSTISGATDSIYVPNTSTEGTTYYQVQATASGSGCGTVTSASSSVEVLPIFSVDVSLASNTVCVGGTAELVADTTNGTGTVTYQWFSSTDNSTFTPISGETDANLTANTASVGITYYRVDATASGSGCGTVSSNSAFVEVLPVFDVDVTILSNTVCIGGAVELFADTTSGSGTITYQWYESSNNSTFTPISGETDSTYIPNTSAVGSLYYRVQATASGSGCGTVDSDNATVTVLPIFDVDVNVNNAVVCIGGAVQLEADTVNGTGTVTYQWLSSTDNSSFSPISGATDSVYIPNTSTEGIIYYQVQATASGSGCGTVTSASASVEVLPIFSVDVALVDYTVCLGGAVTLEADTTNGTGTVTYQWFSSSNNSTFTLIPGETDSALTVNTSSVGITYYYIEATASGSGCGTVRSATATVEVLPVFTVDVSLDDNTVCQNGLVQLVSDTTSGTGTVTYQWYNSTDGSSFSPITDSTNASLYPSTASVDTLYYRLEATASGIGCGTVDSDIASVVVLPQLSIDVVPDNSEVCLGAPVTFEGNPQNGVGNITYQWQAYNGVTWQNIASETDSVYSPATNVAGQYLFRINSFADGVGCTDASSAPATLTINDYPDVTVSNTDPLCVPNNGQISFSFSNETYQDSVQFSIDGGLTYPYITYDSLGSYSIDTLSEGTYQIFARWGDNSCPIDLGSVVLEERPAPVATVSFVDPTCTTDNGEITFSFADETTRTQLEFSLDGGITYETAVNDNSGSVTYSDLAPATYDLWVRWANDECPVDLPDVTLTDHPGPMLTVSADTTICFGSTALLTASSTGGDAPIVFSWNNGLPDGSSHTVSPAADASFIVVATDSNGCTSEDTILITVNPLPVISMTGGVYCEGDSVFLTVTGGDTYAWSGPNGFISTTQNPSIANSDTANSGFYTVQVTDLNSCQTIDSVNVIVNPAPDAPIVTNAERCGPGVLTLTASGCSGTITWFDNQFSNSVVGFGTTFETKSLVASANYFASCTSASNCESFNRVLAVAEIKETSNAEVIKVNSTCVGEVPLDNGILIATGFREGETYSFSEGSTFDASTAIPATPAVIPSNGRMYETIDNPSGVTTYYTVRILSTDGCPVDHTVEFERQCDDCLPFCEPASINKVK
- a CDS encoding DUF11 domain-containing protein, whose product is MELLIKNREKLAMKGLGRFGFILLSACLSLIANTKAFSQECAEKIEFTVQSIDESAEGVGDAKLVLSGVPANTYIVDYSSGSTYSGSGTATYGTLTAATEALTLGRYIATGLANPATPAGQQYTVRVEMPDNSCYSDSTIVLPRVNWSAEPDYTDLDVTVAKSGDAATVGATVVVTVSVTNDDTNAGVNTVDATGVEIVINPPASGLVYNTGTAATGGNGTYDESTLIWSVGTVPAGATYTLQLTYTVNERGVFQIGSEVKTTTGTIDELDSMPLDEGGAANFEDEDDESSTCISTPWDWCTTDSFDFTLISDVYDDIIWQKGGVDITASVAGEYTINADGSLTILSVGSYNFRYVSPTGNASCDAVGCCPIDIIQGIRPDLLDMPPAAICLNETLPTVIAQDDTDPGAYDSDRGQVVYQWFNDNGTDNPNTDSLTGQTSLTLDLSSLPQTAGTYYYKVKALDELHATCIDSTIFEFVITDIEKPIANANTPICEEEQIELTVTNMTDYPGTAYDFDWWYEANATVFTAVGDSVGILDADPTTHSGDYVVQVSQTFTNPFSSGSVDTYCAKTDTVTMLVNPLPEPPVMKDSTYCQYDVIAEYIEHVVDSTGGYLSWYQTAVRDTPFYTTNLWDKPDSSVSGQVGPYYVTQTDLNGCESYPDSFVVNINALPEPPVVQDLAYCEGETNTLPLTATPLSAAYTLTWYDDTLATGAGGTIADPAIPTPDASAVDTLRFYVTQTFGTTACESYNAELVVYIKDTPDRPGFADPVYCLEETAVSLDNHLTPSAVSTTTPSATFTHWTYPGFIDDGSAVPTPTTNDAGSSYGLVWETWEYIAPDASTLSCEGPMEDLRVIVNPKPNVELVAVNALCVGDAAQDDARLYITDYRDSDVLLWHLGDTFVAASAGASQTGTDIRALGGAFASNLTNPEVGDGARNYAIQITNEFGCVETGVVPLTEKDCVCPGGYCEPASITRTL